A genomic window from Triticum urartu cultivar G1812 chromosome 7, Tu2.1, whole genome shotgun sequence includes:
- the LOC125524648 gene encoding GDSL esterase/lipase At5g55050-like produces the protein MARSIALVCFLVVGLGLVGTVCASAAVAGGKNGGRLVNAVYVFGDSLVDVGNNDYLPAPAPRANRPYGMDLPGKPTGRFTNGYNLADVISQRVGFEMSPKPYLSMLPHDKILLGLCKIGANYASGGSGILDTTGKGTLTMRTQVEYFKKAADNMICYPSKEEHLARSLFLLSGGGNDFSAFDPSTASPQAYVVKMVTTYIEHIQALYDMGARMVGILDVPPIGCTPGQRVGMPNGECNEQANSLAQAFNGLLRAKLAEAAEVTMKELKYSIAANYNILNDMMDNSLVAGLRHVKTACCGSGKLNAEVMCSHPGTTACPAAEHDDYMFWDMLHPTHATIQRGVVALFYGNGPKYGEPVNFGMLVTGKNESPALKMVVDDQ, from the exons ATGGCGAGGAGCATTGCTCTGGTCTGCTTCCTCGTCGTCGGTCTCGGCCTCGTCGGCACCGTGTGCGCCTCGGCGGCGGTGGCTGGCGGCAAGAACGGAGGGCGGCTGGTGAACGCGGTGTACGTGTTCGGCGACTCGCTGGTGGACGTGGGCAACAACGACTACCTGCCGGCGCCGGCGCCCAGGGCGAACCGGCCCTACGGCATGGACCTCCCCGGCAAGCCCACCGGCCGCTTCACCAACGGCTACAACCTTGCCGACGTCATCT CACAACGTGTGGGGTTCGAGATGAGCCCCAAGCCGTACCTCTCCATGCTGCCGCACGACAAGATTTTACTCGGCCTCTGCAAGATTGGCGCCAACTACGCTTCCGGTGGATCCGGCATCCTCGACACCACG GGAAAAGGGACGCTCACAATGCGGACGCAAGTTGAGTACTTCAAGAAGGCGGCGGACAACATGATTTGCTACCCAAGCAAGGAGGAGCACCTGGCGCGGTCCCTCTTCCTCCTCAGCGGTGGCGGCAACGACTTCTCGGCCTTCGACCCCTCCACCGCCAGCCCCCAGGCCTACGTCGTCAAGATGGTCACCACCTACATCGAGCACATCCAGGCGTTGTATGACATGGGAGCACGGATGGTGGGGATCCTCGACGTTCCACCGATCGGGTGCACGCCAGGGCAGAGGGTCGGCATGCCCAACGGCGAGTGCAACGAGCAAGCCAACTCCCTCGCGCAGGCGTTCAACGGCCTCCTCAGGGCCAAGCTCGCCGAGGCCGCTGAGGTGACCATGAAGGAGCTCAAGTACTCCATCGCCGccaactacaacatcctcaacGACATGATGGACAACTCGCTGGTAGCCG GGCTGAGGCACGTGAAGACGGCATGCTGCGGGTCTGGGAAGCTCAACGCGGAGGTGATGTGCAGCCACCCAGGCACGACGGCGTGCCCCGCCGCCGAGCACGACGACTACATGTTCTGGGACATGCTCCACCCCACGCACGCCACCATCCAGCGCGGCGTCGTCGCCCTTTTCTACGGCAACGGCCCCAAGTACGGCGAGCCCGTCAACTTCGGCATGCTGGTCACGGGCAAGAATGAATCTCCTGCGCTCAAGATGGTCGTCGACGACCAGTAA